CGTTAAAATGGAAGTAGTAAATGTATAAATAATAATATATGCAGCATATATGGCATGGTATTTTAAGCTGGCATAATGTTTTAGATGCAGATAAAACATATTTAGTCTCCAGTAAATTATAAGCATGCCTTATAATTTAAACTGTATTGGAAGGAAGTGTATTACATGGAAAAGTGTGTTCAAGAATATTTTGTTCTTAACGGTAAAGTAGAAAATGTAGAAGTTTTTGATGGAAATTTTGTAAATAGAGGAAAATCCATATATGAAGTTATAAGAATTATTGACGGTGTTCCTCTTTTTTTAGATAAACATATTGCAAGGTTAGAAAGATCATTTGGACTAGAACAATTAAAAATGTCTACAGATATAAAACATGTAAAGAGAGATATATTCACTCTTATTAAAGCTAATAAAGCTAAAGAAGGAAATATAAAAATAGTTTTTAATTATTTGGATGGAGAGTATAGTACTTATTTATATTTTATTAAACATAAATATCCAGATAAATTGGATTATGAAAATGGTGTCAAAACAATTCTATATAATGGAGAAAGAGAAAATCCAAATGCTAAAGTTATAAATTTGAACTTTAGACAGATGGTAGATAAAGAAATAAAAGAGAAGGGGGTATTTGAGGCCATACTTGTTGACAGAAATGGCAATATAACAGAAGGAAGTAAATCAAATATATTTATGGTACAAGATAATATAGTTTATACGGCACCCAAAGAAGATGTGCTTCCTGGTATAACAAGAGAAGTAATAGTTGAAATCTGTAAACAATGTGGATATACAGTAGAAGACAGAAGGATAAGTTGTAAAGAAATAAGTAAACTTCAAGGTTTGTTTATTTCTGGTACGTCACCTAAGGTGCTGCCAATATCTCAAGTGGATAATATAGAAATTAATTCTCAAAACAATGAAACTATAAGGAATATAAGGAAAACTTATGACAATTATATCAGCAATTATATAAAAAACTTTGATAGTAAAAGTTAAAAAAATAATATAATATATTAATAAACAAAATATTATATAGACTTAAAAACTTACGAAAATTAATTATATACTTATAATTATAAAGGTTTTACAAAAACTTACGATAAATTAAGTAAAAAATATGAGATTGGTGTTATATTTTACTTAATGTAATAATTATTTTGTGCGGGGGAGATTGTTTATATGGATAAAGAAATAATTAGTGGCACCACAGTTGAAGAGTGCCTAGAGAAAGCTTGCAGTAAGTATAATTTATCAAAAAATAATATAAAATATGAAGTAATAGAAGTAAAAAATGGGCTATTTAAAAAAAGAGCATCAATAGAAGTTGAGATTGTAGATAATAGTAATGAGGAAGATAATAAAAAAGATGGTAATGTTGAAATTTTAAATGGCAAAATTAATGTCAAGGATCCTGAAGAAGGTGGGGAATGTGCTAAAATTGTAGTTCCCTCAAATATAGGTGTTCAAATTAATGGAAAAGAGGTTAAAGGAACTGGTGAAATATATAATTCTAGTGATATAGAAATATATTTTCATGAAATTGAAAAACCAGAAAGAAAAGTTGCTATAAACACCTCACCAGATAAGATGAATGCTTACATAAGTATAAACTATGTTAATAAAAATGTGTACAAACTAAAAGATGCACTAGCTTCAAATAAAGTTGTTTTAGAAAGTGAAATTTTAAGAACAGAAAAGCCCCCAATGTATACAAAAGAAGAAATTTTAGAAATATTAAAAGCCAGTAATATAAATTATGGAATAATATCAGATAACTTACTTAAATGTACTTCTGGCGAAGAAATTATAGATTTGCCAATTGCTCAGGGGGTAAAGGTTGAAAACGATGAAGATGACAAGATAGAATTCAAATTTAGTATTAAAAAGAATAATAAATTTCAAGAAAACCAAAATGGTAAAATAGATTTTAAAAGTATAGGTTTCATAAATGCAGTAGAGGAAGGAACCATACTTGCTGAAAGGCATGCAGGAAAAGAAGGGCATGATGGAAGAGATATATATGGAAATGTTATAAAAAAGAAAAGTGGTAAAATAGTGAAAATTAATATAGGTGAAGGCTGTGAATTTAAAAATGAAAATGTAGTTGTTGCAGTTAGAAAAGGAGAACCTATATATACCGGAAATAAAATATCTGTTATAGCCATACATGAAGTTAATTCAGACGTTGATTTAAAAACAGGAAATATAAAGTTTGTTGGAGATGTTTTTATACATGGAAATGTAAGCGAAAGTATGAAAGTTGAATCTGAACATAATATAAAAATAGATAAGAATGTCCAAAATGCAACAGTTTCAGCTAATGGAAATATTATTATAGAAAAAAACGCTATTTTTTCTAATATTTTTGGCGGCGGCCAAGATGTTTTTGTATTAAAACAACTTGAATTTCTTAATACGATAGATTTAAATATAAAAAATATTATAGAAGCTGTAGGGCAGGTAAAACATTATAATATACATGGAAAGGGGTCTACAGATGGACAAATTTTGAAGGCATTGTTAGAGGGAAAGTTTAGACTATTACCTAGATTGTGTGAAAAATTTATAGAAATATGTGACATGGAGGCAAATGCTGATATTGTAAACTTTTTTAAGTCTAAGATAATAGGTATGGGACCACTCAATGTTGAAAATTTAAATGAATTGGACGATTTAGCTTTGCTTTGTGAGCAAAAAGTCACTAACTTAAAGAATATGCTTTCTGTGCCCGTAGACGTAAGTGTAGGATATTGTCAAAATTCTAAGATAGAAAGTTCAGGCAACATATTTATCACAGGAAAGGGTGAGTACATTTCCAATTTAACAGCTAGAAATAATATTATATTTACTAATGATAATTCTGTAGCTAGAGGTGGAACTATAAAGGCAAAAAATGAAATAAAATGTGGTGTGATAGGTAGTATAGCGGGTGTCTCTACGAAAATACAAGTAGAAAGACATGGAAATATATATGCTGAAATAGCATACCAAAATACTAGATTTGTTATTGGAAATAAGGAACATGTCGTAGAAAATCCATGTAAAGGTGTCCATGTATATATAAATAAGGATGATGAACTTATAGTTGATAAATTATTATTATAGGAGGTAAGGTATGAGTGACGGTGTAAAGATACTTATATTTGTTGTAGGTGAAGAATATTATGCAGCAGATATTGTCCAAGTTGAAAGAATTCTGGGACATGAAATGTCAACAAAATTGCCAGATGTTCCTGACTTTGTTAATGGAGTAATAAACTATGAAGGTGGAATACTTCCGGTAATTTCATTAGCAAAAAGATTTTCTCTTAAAGAAAAAGAAATAAGTGACGAAACAAAAGTTATAGTTTCTAAAATTCAAAAAGGGAAAATTGGAATAATTGTTGATCTAGTATCAGAAGTTAGAGATATAGAGTCCAAAGATATAGAGGAGCAACCCAATGTTATATCAGGTATATCAAAACGTTATATTAAAGGACTTATAAAAGTTGATGGTAAAATAGTTATTTTTCTTGATATATCCAAAATATTAACAGATGAGGAAAAAGAACTGCTATAGGTAGTTCGGGTATTGTGATGGAAGAAAAAGGGCAAATAAAAGAGATAAGGGTAGGAATAGCAGATCTTAATACTGCATTTTCTCCGAATAGGATAATAACTGTTGGGTTGGGCTCATGTATTGGAATAGCTATTTATGATGGCAGGAATAAAGTGGGAGGTTTATCACACATAATGCTTCCCGATAGTACGCAATTTAGTAAAGTTACAAATCCATATAAGTTCGCAGATTTAGCAATCCCTATACTTATAAAGAAATTGGAGGGAATGGGTGGAAATATTAGAAATATGCAAGCAAAGATAGCAGGTGGAGCATCAATGTTTAACTTTTCAGATAAAAGTATGAACATGGATATAGGAAACAGAAATGGGATTTCAGTTAAAAAAGTTCTTAAGGACTTAAAGGTGCCATTATTAAGTGAAGATATCGGAGGAAATAAAGGAAGAACAATGATTTTTAATACTCTTGATGGAAGTGTTGACATAAGAACAGTAGGTGTGGGTATTAAGAAAATTTAGATGGAGTGATAACATTGGAAAAAATAAAAGTTATAGTGGTAGATGATTCAGCACTTATGAGAAAATTAATATCTGATATGTTAGAGAGTAATGAAGGTATTGAGGTTATTGCTACAGCAGTAAATGGTGAGGATTTATTAAATAAATTAAAAGTAATGAGACCGGATATTATAACCTTAGATATAGAAATGCCTGTTATGAATGGTATAGATACTCTTAAAGCTATAAAAAAAATGCAAATAAACATACCAATAATAGTTTTTAGTAGTATTTCTCAAAAAGGTATGAAATATACTATGGAATGTCTTTATTTAGGAGCCTTTGATTTTATTCCAAAACCTGAAAAAATGTTTGAAATTTCGAAAATGAAAGATGGCCTCATAGAAAGAATAAAAGTAGCATATAGTCAAAATAAAAATAGAAATGCTATAAAAGTTAACCCGGTTATAAAACATGAGATAAAACGTGTTAACAACGATAATATTGAGGCTGTTGTAATAGGAGCATCAACAGGAGGACCTAAAGCATTGTACAAAGTTATAACAAAATTTCCTAAGAATATGAATGTTCCTGTTTTTGTAGTACAACACATGCCGGTTGGATTTACTAAAGCCTTTGCAGATAGATTAAATGAAAATAGTGAAATGGAAGTTAGAGAAGCAACGGATGGAGAAGTTTACAGAAGAGGAGTTGTTTATGTAGCACCTGGTGGATATCATATGGAATTGGATTCTAGTTCGAGAATAAAGCTTACAACAGAACCACCTATATGGGGAGTAAGACCAGCAGTTGATAAGCTATTTATATCTGCATCTAAAATTTATAAATCTCATATAGTTAGTGCAGTTTTAACTGGAATGGGTAAGGATGGATCAAATGGTACAGAAATTATTAAAAATAATGGTGGAGTAACTATTTCAGAGTCTGAAACAACCTGTGTTATATATGGAATGCCTAAAGCAGCATTTGAAACTGGAAAAGTAGATATTGTCCTTCCAATAGAGAATGTAGCAGATGAAATAACAAAGATCGTACAAGGGTATAGGAGGTAGAAAAATGGATATTGGGGAATTTAAGAAGTGGGTATTAAAGGATTTTGGATTAGATTTATTTGCTTATAAGGAAAATCAGCTTCATAGAAGAATTCTCAGTCTAATATCAAGAGTAGGGGCTTCATCTATTGATGAATATGTTACAATTTTAAAGAAAGATCAAGATCAAAGACAAAGATTTTTAGATTTTATAACTATTAATGTTACTGAATTTTTTAGAAATCCTGAAATATTTAAAGAAGTTGAAAAAGAAATAAGAAATATAATGCTTTCTAGTAAAGAACCACTTAAGGTATGGAGTGCAGCATGCTCAATAGGAGCAGAACCATATTCCTTGGCTATTATATTAGATAAATTAGACTCTTCAAGAAAAAGTAATATAACAGCAACTGATATTGATTCTACCATATTAAGTAAAGCAAAACTTGGAGAGTACACAGAAAATGAAATAAAAAATGTAGAAAAGAAAGATTTAGATAAATATTTTAAAATAGTGGGCGATAAATATATTATAGATAATAAAATAAAAAGAATGATAACATTTAAAAAGCATGATTTAATATTAGATTCTTATGATAACAATTTTGACTTGATAGTATGTAGAAATGTAGTTATATATTTCAATCAGGATGTTAAGGAAAAAATCTACAAGAAATTTAGTCAATCATTAAAAAAAGGGGGTTTGCTTTTCGTAGGAGCTACTGAAAGCATATACAATTACAAAGAATATGGGTTTGAAAAAGCATCAACCTTTATTTATAAGAAGCTGTAAGGAGGGGAATTTATGGATACATCTCAATATTTGTCGATATTTTTAGAAGAATCTATGGATAATTTACAAACTTTAAATGAAGCACTCCTTCAATTAGAGCAGGAGCCAGATAATGTAGATAAATTAAATGAAATATTTAGGGTTGCTCATACCATAAAAGGTATGGCAGCTACTATGGGATATAACACTATGGCGGCTTTAACTCATAAAATGGAGGATGTTCTTTCTGAGTTTAGAGATGGTGAACTTAAAGTTACTCAGGAGGTTGTAACTGTTTTGTTTAAATGTTTGGATACACTTGAACAAATGGTTGATAATATTCAAAATGGAGAGGAAGAAGAAATACCTGTAGATGATATTATAACAAAACTTGAATCTATAGCTAGTATGGTTAATTCTGATGAAAATGAAGAACAGACTAAAAATGTAGAAAATACCAACGATAAAGAAAGTGAAGAAAAAAATAGTAATATTAGTGAAAGTAAAATATCACTTAATGAGTATGATTTAAATGTTATAAAACAAGCTATTGAAAAGGGATATAATGCCTTTTATATAGATATTAATTTAAGTAAGGCTACTTTACTTAAATCAGCCAGGGCATTTTTGATATTCAAGAGTCTGGAAGAATGGGGCGAGATAACAAAATCTGTTCCAGCTACTGAAGATTTAGAAGCAGAAAATTTTGAATTTGAAATTCAGCTTATATACTTAACTAATAAAGAAGAAAAAGATGTAACTGAAATATTAAAGGAAATTTCAGAAGTAGAAAGTATAAAAGTAGAACAGCTTACAGAAGATAAACTTAAGGCTAAATATAAAATTAGCAAACAAAAAATAGAAGAAGAACAAAAAGCTAAGGTTGAAGAGGTTAAAGTCAAGGCAGAGAGTAATTCAAAAGCCAAGGCTAATACTAGTGCTAAGCCAGTTGCTAAAAAGACTAATCAAGCTCAAAATCATAAAAAAGGTCATCAATCAGTAAGAGTTGATTTAGAAAAACTTGATAAGTTTTTAAATATGGTGTCAGAACTTGTTATAAATAGAACAAGACTTGAGCAGATAAGCCAAAACTACAAACTTGTTGAACTTAATGAAACCTTAGAGCAGGTAGCTAGAACTACAAATGATCTTCAAGAATTAGTTATGAAAATAAGAATGCTTCCACTTGATACTGTATTTAATAGATTCCCAAGAATGATAAGAGACTTATCAGTAGAACTTGATAAAGAAATGGAACTTATTATTGAAGGGCAGGATACTGAACTTGATAGAACAGTTATAGATGAAATTGGAGAACCACTTATACATCTTATTAGAAATGCAGCTGATCATGGTATAGAATCAAAAGTAGATAGACTCAAGGCTAATAAAGACCCTGTAGGCAAAATAAGACTCATAGCATATCAAGAGGGAACTAAGGCAGTAATAAAGGTTCAAGATGATGGATATGGAATTGATGTAGATAAAGTAAGAGAAAAAGCCGAAGAAAGGGGAATAAGCACAGAAAATTTAACAGAAGATCAAATAATAAATTTAATATTCGATCAAGGGTTTAGCACAAACGATAAAGTAACAGACATATCAGGAAGAGGAGTTGGTATGGATGTTGTAAAGACAAAAATACAATCTCTTGGTGGAACTGTTGATATGACAACAGAAAAAGGTAAAGGTAGTACATTTACTATAAAATTACCGTTAACACTTCAAATTATTACAGCATTATTAGTAAAGGTAGGAGAAGAGAACCTAGCTATTTCATTAAATGCTATTGATAGTGTAATTGATTATAAGGAGACAGAAATAAAGAAAACTAATAATAAAGAGGTTATAATATACAGAGGTAAGGTTCTTCCAATAATTAGGATCAATGAAAAATTAGGACTTGAGAAAGTAAATACTGACAAGGTTTATATAGTAATAGTGAAAGTTGGAGACAAGATGGCAGGATTATGTGTAGATTCACTTATTGGACAACAGGATATTGTAATAAAGCCACTTGGAAAGACTTTAAAAGGTCTAAAAGAATACATTGGTGCAACCATATTGGGAGATGGTCTCGTAACTTTAATACTAGATGTTGCTTCTCTAGTTTAAAAGGAGGAAGATTATGAATTATTCACAATTAACGCCTATACAACTAGATGCAATAAAGGAAGTTGTAAACATTGGTTCTGGCAATGCTGCAACAGCATTGTCACAACTACTTAATAAAAAAATAGATATGACAGTACCAGATGTTAATATAGTTCCATTTGAAACTCTCTTTTCTGAACTTGGTGAGGAAAAGATAGTAGTTGGAGTTGTGGTTAGGGTACTTGGAGATACTCCTGGAAATATTTTATTTGTATTTGAAAAGGAAACAGCTGTTGAAATAGTTGAAAGATTAACTGGTACTAAAGATGATGAGTTAACAGATTTGAGCTCTTCAGTATTATGTGAAATAGGAAATATAATATCAAGTTCATATATGAATGCTATAGCTAGATTTACAAATTTGGTTATAACACCATCAGTACCAGCTTTTAGCTATGATATGTTAGGAGCTATTCTTACAACTAGTTTTATTGAGGCTGGTCAATATGATGACAATGTCCTTGATTTAGAAACAGTTTTTCTTCAAGATAAAACCAAAAATATAAGCGGGCACTTTTATTATATACCAATGCCTGGCTCGTTAGAAAAAATATTAAATATTTTAGGAGTAAATTAATATGGAGGTTGAAAAAAATGGCTAAAGTTTTAATTGTTGATGATGCTGCTTTTATGAGAATGATGATAAAGGATATACTGGAAAAAAACGGTTTTGAAATAGTAGGTGAAGCAAGTAACGGTTTAAAAGCTGTAGAAATTTATAAAAAAGAAAAACCAGATGTAGTAACGATGGATATAACTATGCCAGACATGGATGGTATAGAAGCTGTTAAGGCTATAAAGGCATTTGATCCTGCTGCAAGAGTTATAATGTGTTCTGCAATGGGTCAACAAACTATGGTTATGGATGCTATAAGAGCAGGAGCAAGGGACTTTATAGTAAAGCCTTTTCAAGCAGATAGAGTTCTTGAAGCTATAAAGAAAGCGTTAGGATAAGGTATAGGAGAACATTTATTAACACTTCATAATGTTTAAGTAGAAGTGATTTTAAAGTAAATAGGGGTGAGATAATGCAGGTTGTTGTTTTTAAATTAAACGATGAGCAGTTTGCAGTTGAAACATCAAGAGTTCAAACTATTGTTGAGAGTATGACTGTAACCAAAGTACCTAAAGCACCTGATTACGTTAAGGGACTGATAAATATAAGAGGTAATGTGCTTTCATTGTTAGATATAAATCTTTTACTTGATATATATGAATCTGAATGTGAAGATGAGAGCATAATAATATTAAAATTAGAAGAAGAACTAGTTGGAATATCAGTTAACCAAGTAGATGAAGTATTAGATATAGAAGAGAATTTAATAGAAAAAGTAGATGACGATAAAAAAGATTATGTAAAAGGCGTTATTAATTTTAAGGATAGAATAGTCACTCTTATTGACATAGATAAATTAGTGAAAAATTGAAAATGAAGAAATGAAAAAGAAATGAGGGAAAATTATGGCAGACGTTTTATCACAAAGTGAAATAGATGCCCTATTATCTGCCTTATCCTCCGGCGAACTTCAACCTGATGAACTTCCAAAAGAAGAGGAAAAGCAAAAAGTAAAAGTGTATGATTTTACGAGTCCGCAGAAGTTTGCAAAGGAGCATATAAGAACCCTTGAGCTTATTCATGATAATTATTCAAGAATAATGTCCAATTATTTAACAGCACAACTTAGGGATAATGTAAAAGTAAAAATAGAAACAGTTGAACAAATAACCTATGAGGAGTTTATTCATTCGGTTCCAAATCCAACAATTTTAACAATATTTAGAATGCCACCTCTTAAAGGATCTATTTTGTATGAAACAAATCCTCAGTTTATATATCAGGCTATTGATATACTTCTTGGTGGTAATGGTGAAGGAAAGTATAAACCAAGAGACATAACTGATATAGATAAGAATATTATTATGAAAATAAACCAAGGTTTAATTGATAATCTAAAGTTAGCATGGGGGGAAGTTATTAATGTTGAGCCAGAGATAGAATCTCTCGAAACAAATCCAGCACTTAATCAAACATTGGCCCCTCATGAGCCGGTTGCACTTATAACTTTTTCGGTAGATGTCGGAAATAGTCACACTTATATTAATATTTGTATACCTTACCTTAGCATAGAAAAAATACTAGATAAGCTTGTTGTACAATATTGGTATCAAGAAAACGACGAAGAAATAGTTAAAGAATCAAGGGTTGAATTAAGAAAAAGATTAGATGTAGTAGAAGTTCCTGTAATAGCTAAACTGGGGAATACAGAAATAACTGTGGAGGATTTTTTAAGATTATCTATTGGAGATGTAGTAACTCTAAATAGTAAGTGTAGCGATCCGGTTCCTGTATATATTTACGACAATTTACATTTTTTGGCTGCGCCTGGAATCTTGGGCAAGAATATGGGAATCAAGATATTAGATAAAATTGATAAGGATGTGGGAAAATATGAGTGATGGATTTCTTTCACAGGAGGAAATAGATTCTCTTTTGAATGGAGGAGACAGTAGTAGTTCGAGTTCATCAGAACAACAAAACGAAAATACCGCCAGTGATAATGATTTAAATGATATAGAAAAAGATTTACTAGGAGAGATAGGAAATATCTCTATGGGTTCGGCATCTACAGCACTTTCAACCATAATTGGTCAAAAAGTAAATATAACTACGCCAATAGTAAGTGTAACAACACTTGAGAATTTAAAGAAAAGCTTTGAGGTTCCAAATGTTGCTCTGGATGTAAAATATGTAAGCGGAATTTCGGGAGAAAATCTGCTTGTAATGAAAGTTACAGATGCTGCAGTAATTGCTAATTTGATGATGGGTGGAGATGGTAAGGTTGAGAGTAAGGCCTTATCAGAAATTGAATTGAGTGCAGTTTCAGAGGCTATGAATCAAATGATTGGATCCTCTGCAACATCAATGGCAACTATGCTATTACGTGAAGTAAATATATCACCACCTGTATCTAAAATTTGGGATTCTAAAACAGATGTATTAACAGAAAATATCAAGGAAGATGAAAATATAGTTCAAGTTGCATTTAAGCTAACAATTGGAGATTTAGTTGATAGCCAGATAATGCAAATACTTCCTATAGATACATCTAGAAAAATGATTGATATAATGATGGGTGGAAATAGTGGCTCAAAAGAACAATCAGAACCTAAAGAAAGTGAGCCAAAAGCATCAGAAAATAGAACTCCAGAACCAACTGTAAATACTACTACACAAACAAATACATCAGCGCCGCCAATGCAGCAAGCGCAGCAACCACAGATGATGCCTCAAGGTCAGCCAATGCAGCAATCACCACAAATGATGGGGCAACCAATGTATCAAACACCTCAACCACAGATGATGCCTCAGGGTCAAGTATACGGGCAACCACAGGTGGAGGTCAATAGAGCGTCATTCCAACCACTTCAAGCTTCGGAAATATATGGCGCGCCTAAAAACATAGATCTTATTTTGGATGTTCCTCTCGAGATTTCAGTTGTACTAGGTAGAGCTAAGAAAAGTATAAAAGATATATTAAACTTAGGTACTGGTTCGCTTGTAGAACTGGATAAACTTGCAGAAGAACCAGTTGAAATATTAGTAAATGGTAAAAAAGTTGCTTATGGAGAAGTTGTAGTAGTTGATGAAAATTTTGGTGTTAGAATTACAAGCATTGTTGATAATGAAGAAAGAATAAAGAGCTTAAAAAAATAGACTATTTTAAATAACCGGTTTATCGTACCCGGTTATTTTTATATATATCTGTTATAATAAATTTTACAAGTACTAATATAAACTTTAAAATGGTAATTACGATAATAAACTATAGATAAAAACATGGCTTTAAAACTTTAAAAATGAAGTTACTAGCTTTAAGGAGTGTAGAATTATGAAAATAAATAATGTAGGTGCAGGAAACAAGATTGAGTTGTATAATTTCAATAAAAATGTTAATGACATAAAAAATAATACTCCTAAAGAAAAAGACGTTATTGAAATATCTACTAAAGGTAGATACCTCAGTACTTTTTCCCAAGATGAATCTATACAAAAAGCTGGTACTAAAAGGGTAGAAGAGATAAAAAAGCAAATTGAACAAGGAAGTTATAAAGTAGATACAAATTCACTTGCAAAGAAAATTTTAGATCATGTAAAAGGGAGAGAAGTTTAGTTATGAAAGAAGAGCTAAAAAAAGTTATGAGTGATGAGTTTAATTCTCTTGAGAGGTTACTTGATTTACTTTTAACTCAGCAGCAGTTTCTTATTAAAAAAGATGTTTTTGGACTTGATAAAATGGTCGTAGAGATTCAAAAAGTTAATAAGGAAGTAGCTTCAAGTGAAATGAGTAGGCTTAAATTGGTAGGAGACAAGACAATGAAGGATTTGCTTAGAGAAATAAGTGATGAATCTTTAAATAAAATATATTTAAATATGAGAGGTTTACTTGAAAAGATAAAATTTCAAAAGGATTCCAATGAATTGTTAATTAAGCAAGGACTTGTTTTTACAACAAAAGTGTTAAATGCTATTAATCCAAATGGTAATACAGCCAAAACATATAATTGTTATGGCAAAACAAGGTAAGATGAGGTGAAATTATGCCAGGATTATTTGGAACTTTAAATGTAGGAGTCAGTGGACTTACAGTAAATCAACAGGCAATAGATGTTACAGGACATAATATTTCTAATGCTTCAACAGATGGATACTCAAGACAAAGGGTTGATATAAGAACAAGAATACCATATGGTATGCCAAGTATGGATAGTGCAGCTGGACCAGGTCTTTTTGGTACTGGAGCAGAGGTATACAATGTTGAAAGAGTAAGAGATAGTTTCTTAGATTATCAGATAAGAGATTTAACTAGCAAAAATGGTGCATACAAGACTACAAACAACTATTTAAGTGAAGTAGAAAGTATGTTTGATGAATCCTCTAGTTCAGGAATTTCAGGATCTATAACAACTTTCTTTTCAGCAATTCAAAACTATACTAATGCTAGTTCAGCAACTCCAACTAGTATGAAAAGTATTATAAGTAATGCACAAACTATGACTAATGAATTAAACCACGTGTACTCACAACTCACATCGTTAAAAAGCGATGTTCAACTAGCAATTAAAGATGATGTAGTTTCAATGAATAGTATGATTGATAAAATAGATTTATTGAATCAACAGATAATAACAGTAAAACAGTCAGGAAAAGAACCTAATGACTTAGAGGATAGTAGAGATTTACTACTAGATCAACTTAGTGAAAAGTTTGGAATAAATGTAGATAGCAGTCCTGAGTTTGATGGACATGATGTATCTGTTATAGATAAAATAGGAAACATAAATCCTACACTTGTTAAATCAGTAGGTAATGATCAAGTAAATAGATTCTCTTATATTGATACTGTAACTAAAGGAGCAGACACGGGCACCAAAAATGCTGCAGGTGAAACAATATATTCTTATGAAGTTGATTATTATAAATTGGGTAATAAAGCAACCAGTGATAATAGAGTTAAATTAAATATAAATATGACAGAATCTCAAGCTAAAGAACTTCAGCAAAGTAGAGTTCTTATGGCAAACAAAGATGGAGTTGCATTATCGAGTGCTGATGGTACAACTAAAT
The Clostridium felsineum DSM 794 DNA segment above includes these coding regions:
- the flgN gene encoding flagellar export chaperone FlgN — protein: MKEELKKVMSDEFNSLERLLDLLLTQQQFLIKKDVFGLDKMVVEIQKVNKEVASSEMSRLKLVGDKTMKDLLREISDESLNKIYLNMRGLLEKIKFQKDSNELLIKQGLVFTTKVLNAINPNGNTAKTYNCYGKTR
- the flgK gene encoding flagellar hook-associated protein FlgK, coding for MPGLFGTLNVGVSGLTVNQQAIDVTGHNISNASTDGYSRQRVDIRTRIPYGMPSMDSAAGPGLFGTGAEVYNVERVRDSFLDYQIRDLTSKNGAYKTTNNYLSEVESMFDESSSSGISGSITTFFSAIQNYTNASSATPTSMKSIISNAQTMTNELNHVYSQLTSLKSDVQLAIKDDVVSMNSMIDKIDLLNQQIITVKQSGKEPNDLEDSRDLLLDQLSEKFGINVDSSPEFDGHDVSVIDKIGNINPTLVKSVGNDQVNRFSYIDTVTKGADTGTKNAAGETIYSYEVDYYKLGNKATSDNRVKLNINMTESQAKELQQSRVLMANKDGVALSSADGTTKLDGSAASYNFTDLGLFKPVNGDINGEQTVQNKIDGYVDQMNRVAKSIALAINTVSSGMVDPNKSQIASDGKGSTPNLDELPIFVNHDFTKDTSNTTFSASKYFNDTTNSGKNWEDYINAGNISINPELLGDTPILKVKTDDDQYGLPSENIKDGSTDQQRAIELGKLQKVAFKIQDVNPDVYTRSAFAKTLAKDSDTGVNTIQSDAGGITVDDYLKSFINTLGTDNQAAKQSAISSNNVLNQVKQTRESTSGVSLDEEMTNLIQFSHGYQASAKIISTVDQLLDVVVNNLKR